A single region of the Tursiops truncatus isolate mTurTru1 chromosome 18, mTurTru1.mat.Y, whole genome shotgun sequence genome encodes:
- the MAB21L1 gene encoding putative nucleotidyltransferase MAB21L1, giving the protein MIAAQAKLVYHLNKYYNEKCQARKAAIAKTIREVCKVVSDVLKEVEVQEPRFISSLNEMDNRYEGLEVISPTEFEVVLYLNQMGVFNFVDDGSLPGCAVLKLSDGRKRSMSLWVEFITASGYLSARKIRSRFQTLVAQAVDKCSYRDVVKMVADTSEVKLRIRDRYVVQITPAFKCTGIWPRSAAHWPLPHIPWPGPNRVAEVKAEGFNLLSKECHSLAGKQSSAESDAWVLQFAEAENRLQMGGCRKKCLSILKTLRDRHLELPGQPLNNYHMKTLVSYECEKHPRESDWDESCLGDRLNGILLQLISCLQCRRCPHYFLPNLDLFQGKPHSALENAAKQTWRLAREILTNPKSLEKL; this is encoded by the coding sequence ATGATCGCGGCCCAGGCCAAGCTGGTCTACCATCTGAATAAATACTACAACGAAAAATGCCAAGCCAGGAAAGCTGCCATTGCCAAAACTATCCGGGAAGTCTGCAAAGTAGTTTCCGACGTCCTGAAGGAGGTGGAAGTGCAGGAGCCCCGGTTCATCAGCTCTCTCAACGAGATGGACAATCGCTACGAGGGCCTCGAGGTCATCTCCCCCACCGAATTTGAAGTGGTGCTTTACCTTAACCAAATGGGGGTGTTCAACTTTGTGGACGACGGCTCGCTGCCCGGCTGCGCGGTGTTGAAGTTGAGCGACGGGCGCAAGAGAAGCATGTCCCTCTGGGTGGAATTCATTACCGCCTCCGGCTACCTCTCGGCGCGCAAAATCCGGTCCAGGTTTCAGACGCTGGTGGCTCAAGCGGTAGACAAATGTAGCTACAGGGATGTGGTAAAGATGGTGGCAGACACCAGCGAAGTGAAACTGAGAATCCGAGATAGGTACGTGGTGCAGATCACCCCGGCTTTTAAATGCACCGGGATCTGGCCCCGGAGTGCTGCCCACTGGCCACTTCCCCACATCCCCTGGCCGGGACCCAACCGGGTGGCGGAGGTCAAGGCGGAAGGGTTCAATCTCCTGTCCAAGGAGTGCCACTCCCTGGCCGGCAAGCAGAGCTCGGCCGAGAGCGACGCCTGGGTGCTGCAGTTCGCGGAGGCAGAGAACAGACTGCAGATGGGGGGCTGCAGGAAGAAATGCCTCTCCATCCTCAAAACCTTACGGGACCGTCACCTTGAACTGCCAGGCCAGCCCCTGAACAATTACCACATGAAGACTCTGGTTTCCTATGAGTGTGAAAAGCATCCCCGGGAGTCGGACTGGGACGAGTCTTGCCTGGGTGACCGGCTTAACGGGATTTTGCTGCAACTTATCTCCTGCCTGCAGTGCCGGCGGTGTCCTCACTACTTCCTACCGAACTTAGATCTGTTTCAAGGCAAACCTCACTCGGCTCTCGAGAACGCTGCCAAACAAACGTGGCGACTGGCAAGAGAGATCCTGACCAACCCGAAAAGTTTGGAAAAACTTTAG